The Malus domestica chromosome 10, GDT2T_hap1 nucleotide sequence atttcttaagggcaatttcgtccattcacagccacgaatataataatttggaacgggctgtgacaatatatatatatatatatgtgtgtgtgtgtgtgtgtgtatacaagAATATTAATTAACCTACAACCATGCATGATTCTTGTAATAGATTGACCGTCAAATAATTGGGAGACATTGCatatattcataaataatattGCCGTTAATATAAAAATACATGTTAAATGTACTTATAACGGTATTTAATAgttagaaaaaaagaaaattatgataattttcaagttgttaaaaaaataggtagacgggtagaaaaaaaaaagtaaacgggtacacggttatgggtaaatgggtatagttaaccgtttataaacggttatgggtatgggtaaaTGGGTATACAGTTATGGGTAAATAGGTATACGGTTATGTGTAtagttaaccgtttataaacggttatgggtataggtATACCCGTTTATGTaaatacccaacgggtaaaagattaaacggttatgggtaaacaACCGCAGTTACCCGCCTgtcataaccgttgcccatccctagtccAGTCTTATGGCGGAGGCGGAGGCAATACGTGCAGGATTAGTGGCATGTGTGGATACAGTGTTTGATGTTGTCCAGGTGGAATCGGATTCAAAGGAACTTGTGGATATGATCAGTGGAATCACTCAACCAAACGTTGTGATTGaaggtttatatatatatttagtgtaTACAAATGCAATTGAGGTCAgtagattttatttttgctcCCCAAGTCTATAATCGAGCAGTACATCTAGTGGCGTCTTTTGTCTTACGTATGGGAGGATTTCATACATAGGATTCGTTTGAGCCAGAGTGGTTGTTGAACATTTTGGCTTCTGATGTAAACGTTTCTATTCgagtttaataaaatatttctttaaccaaaaaaaaaaagtttaatgaAAGCTACTTAATTACGCAACGGATTAGCTCTTATCTTACATTTAACTTAATGTATTCCCAATTTTCTTATTGTGGCTAATGTGATTGATTGATTGGAATCAATTAGAATTAGTAGTTTAATGTCCGGTTGTATTTCTTGTACACAATATTTTTGTTCCATGTCCGGTTTTATTTCTTGTTAGTACTTTAATTTGTCTTCCTTGTAACCAAATTGGTTAAGAGGATTCTCCCGTTCACTCGAGTACAAATTGGTTAAGAGCATTCTCAAGTTTGCTTCTAGTTCTGTTCTAACTTTGACAGATCCCTCTATGGGAGATGAATCTTCTAATAATCCGGCAAAAGGAAGAACATGATTTGATTTCATGACCGTCTCTTGTTTCGCAGTTTAGAGATGGTCAGGTCTGCTCCTCCAAACCCATCCATTATCGCATTTGCCGAAGGGAACTCAGCTCTAGCCGTCAAACTACAGAAATACACGAAAAAACTTGATTCAATAACAAGGATTTAAAGAAGTTGTAAACTGGCAGGAGTTTGTTCCAAGCAACTCAAAAAAGCCTTCACCTGCTTCTTAAAACAACACATGGCATGCCCACTCGCTCAGCTCCAGCCACACCAGACTGGCTTCCTGCAATAAGAACACAATCGCATACAGGTAGACTGGCAACTTCAGCCCCAGCTCGCAATGCAGCAATGATCTTCTCTAAGCTGGCAGAAAACAATTAACACACCAAAGGGAACAAGAGTCACTTAGGCATATATTACTACTCACTCATAAAGAGTATGAGAAAGAATAGGCTATATGATGCTGAAACATTAAACTTGAGATCAAGAAAAGTCAATCCCACGGCTAAGAAAAGAAGGAGAGGAACTTGTACAGAATTTGCCTACCATAACAGCAAAGGATTAAACACTAGATATATGATATCACACTTTAAGTTGAGTGCTGAATCATACATGCATAACCGCACAAACGGTTCAAATTGGTATATAATCTCTTCCTAGTCTAATGTAATCACAAGTTTCTCTTAAACCCTGAACAtcataaaaaccctaaaacaaaaataataggtAGACACAAACCAACTTTGATGGGACCAAattaacaacaacaaacaataaaacGAAATGAAATATGCTAACCTTTCAGACGGGCTAGTATCAATATCTACACTCAGCTTTAGCAATGATGCAACCTCCTCTGCAATCCTTTGCTTCTCAGCAGAAACTGCCCCAGAAATCAATAACAGAACCCTTTAGTACCCATCCTTCTGCACTGGAAAAATGTATATCACAAAACATATACATGACTAATTAACGAAGATGAAGAGTCTACCTGATTTTATTGCCTCCTTAGCTAGTTGCTCATCCATTCCAGAAGATAATCCTGTATCATTTACCAGTTGGCTATACAAACTCTGTTCTACCTCCTTATCTCCAACAATCTTTAGCTTTGAAACTCTTTCCTGGCCAAGCTTTGCAACAATTGATCTGACATTTACAACGAGACAAATAGGTATTAGCTTAGTCCTCTACCATCGACGGAGTACCAGAAATGCGATTGTTTAATCAGAATAGCACCAGAAGCACATTGAAAGAGGAGAAATGTGTCGCAGTATTTTAAAGCAGTAGAAAGTATTCAGCCCATTCAGAAACAGGaattaaaatcataataaaAAACTAATCATTTCCTGTCTATTTGTACTTGATTATAGTATGTaacttgcaaaaaaaaaaaaacaagagctAATGAAACTTGCAGTGCAACCATAGTCAGTGGCTAAGTCCTTTATGACAACACATTGAGAGAAACTACTGCCAGAATCAGAACCTTAAGCGGCATAATTATAGTCATAGCTACAATGCATTATAACGTCTCTAAAACCTAGAGCAGGTTGGTAACCGTCTGGAAACTTAACACAATAAAAACGTATGTTAATACCTGGCAATTTGATCCCCACTCTTACTATAAGTTGTCAGTACGACCACAGGTATTCCTTCCTTGTATGCCTCATCAATAAACCTGCAAATGGAAGGGAGAAAATGAGTCTAACTAAACATGGCATTGACAAGCATATGTTGGTTAATCACTTATAGCTTCCTATAGATTGAGGATCATCAGTTCATCTAACCAATAGAGTTCTGAATATTTATCAAGAATAAACTCCCAGCATAAAATAACAGCGCTTTGATACATAGGTAGCAAGCTAGCTTCGATTTGACATCATTTCCTTGGCAACACTTCAGCAAAATTTCCAAATGTTGGTAGAAAAGTATAGCTGAAGCCAAGAATGACTAAATGAGTACTGATAAAGAGGTTTTGACATGGTTTTGGTCTAAGCTATTCATATTTGAAGAAGGTAAAAATGTAAAGCAGAAATTTAGACTTGGTATATTTGAGAGCTAAAAGATTGTGTAATCATCCAAGTAAGTTTTCGGTAATCCGATCAGAAACTCACTCTTCAACTCCAGGTCGTAACGTCAAACTTTCTGACATCAAAAACTCATCCATTGCAATTTTCTGTCAAGAACAAACTAATATTGGCTACTTTCATTGTACaagtggaaaataaaataatgggaGAGCTAAAAGGATATTTATTAAGACCTCTCCCGTTCATTAATGTGTTTTACACTTTTACCTTGTACTGTAAGATATAAAATAATAAGCTATCAAAGTAACAAGCGAAATGAGTTTGCAATTATATCACATAAGCAGCTATATCTTTTGTGTAAAAACAATAGTTTTCATATGTAGCTTCAagcagaaaataataaaaaggttCTGTTGTTTTTAAATCAGCCTGCTCACCCACCCTGGAAAAATATACAAGCAGTTTACAGTGTTTAACCGAAAGAAGATTCCTAATTGGCCCTGGAATTAtaaatttttcttgtttttattccTCAGTATAAATAACTATATGATCAAAATATATTGATTCAAAGACTATAACATTTCCTTTTGTGTGTATCCTATTTTCCGATGTAATGCTGGACATTAAGCCTTGAAACAATCATTGATCATAATCCTATCAAACCAGCAAAACAAATCCATGCAGCcaagtaaaattaattaattactaataaTTTAAGCCTTGTACGAATGACCTAAGTCTAGACTTGTATCCCTAAAACCTAACTTAAGCACTGAATAAGAGCGTACCTTCTTTTGCAGAACATTTTTCACAAATGACGCCTTCTCACTTGTCGGCAATGAACTAGGCCAACCAATCTGCAACACAGATTATAGTAGAGTCAGAAGAAAAAGATACATTACAAAGGAAGTTTCAAAGAGCTACTTCAAGCTATTCATACTTTTCAAAGACAACAAAAGAGTAACACACCCGATTAAAATACAAATTCACCATCTTTTCCTCATCACCAGCACTCATCCTGAAAGATTAACATAAACTGCATCTAAGAACCTTTTTGGTATAAAAActgataaaacctttatccagatgctttcacacttttttcaaaattaaatatgagGAAAATAAGGCAAAGCATGTCTGTAAAGCGAACAAGTAATTTGGGTCCGAATCTTGTGACTTTCCACATCGAAAAACTCTTACGACCCAGATACACATTCGGAAATGTAATTCAATTGACACATACTAGATTGAAGCAAAGTCGTGAATCATGATTTCAAGCCTACTAAATAACTTAAAGAAAAAGCAACCAAATAAATAACTTAAAGAACAAGAAACCAAATAAATAATCTAAATTCATGATCTTTACTCATAATTTTAATTTCCTACCTTAGGAGGTCCAAGTAAACAGGCTCTGGCCAACTTGCACAGTCAAGTCCAAGCTTCTTAAATGCTGCCAATATATCACAAGGTAATACAGTGAGATTaacacataaaaacacaatttaataaaaaagactTAAGACGTTAGGATTAAATTACTGCATTTCCACACCTTCATTGAAGGCTTGGCGGTTCCCCAACCGATAAGCATCCATAAGAACCCTGAAAGAAACAAAGAGAATCATCAAGAAAAAGGTATCCGAGAACACCCAACTCCAATTGCAGCAATAAATCAAAGGAACCACCAAAACAcgaaaacaaaatcaaagaagcaagaaaatgtgaaaagaaaaaaaaaacaaattaatcgaAATGCTTGGAGAAAGAAGGGGAAAGAAATCGTCCTACCCGTCAACTTCGAGAAGAACAGCCAGTTCCTGAGATGGGTTCTGGTCCTGAGCGCCGGAGAGCGAGCTGAATGCGGCGAACCGATCGAAGTGCAGACATTTTCCGGGAAAAGTTGAGTTTCTTGGGAAAGTGGAGGAAAATGGAGGGACCAGGTTGGGGTTGCGGTTGCTCTTCGGGAGGGCGAAGAAGCGGGCGGTGGTGTTGTTAGTTGGCGGGAAAACGGCCGCAGCGGAAGAAAAGGGCTGAGCTCGGAGAATTGAGAACGAAGCGGAATCCATGGCAGTTAGAAGAAGAAAGGTGCTTGCTTGAAAACGGATATTGTTTGGATGTATTCGTATTCAACGGGCGGAGTGAAAACTAAGATTTTAAGGGgtcgtttgttgcaccggactgtcttggactggactagctgcagggactaagctggactggcttagactagactaagctggactaacttagtgaagcgtttggtgcagtgtcggactaagaagcaggataatgaaAATAGTACTGTTTAccaaatttgtgtttgcttagacgAGGACTACATTATTGTTCTATTTTAATAGCTCCAATTACCTGTGCCCAACGCccaaatttttgccattgtgtaataaTGCTTCAAATCTCATGATttgggttaattggagcatatttttgccatgtatattatgaatcttaaaaaaaaaaacaggacaattattttgtttttagtacCTGCT carries:
- the LOC103429632 gene encoding CBBY-like protein isoform X1: MDSASFSILRAQPFSSAAAVFPPTNNTTARFFALPKSNRNPNLVPPFSSTFPRNSTFPGKCLHFDRFAAFSSLSGAQDQNPSQELAVLLEVDGVLMDAYRLGNRQAFNEAFKKLGLDCASWPEPVYLDLLRMSAGDEEKMVNLYFNRIGWPSSLPTSEKASFVKNVLQKKKIAMDEFLMSESLTLRPGVEEFIDEAYKEGIPVVVLTTYSKSGDQIARSIVAKLGQERVSKLKIVGDKEVEQSLYSQLVNDTGLSSGMDEQLAKEAIKSVSAEKQRIAEEVASLLKLSVDIDTSPSESLEKIIAALRAGAEVASLPVCDCVLIAGSQSGVAGAERVGMPCVVLRSSLTARAEFPSANAIMDGFGGADLTISKLRNKRRS
- the LOC103429632 gene encoding CBBY-like protein isoform X2, which gives rise to MDSASFSILRAQPFSSAAAVFPPTNNTTARFFALPKSNRNPNLVPPFSSTFPRNSTFPGKCLHFDRFAAFSSLSGAQDQNPSQELAVLLEVDGVLMDAYRLGNRQAFNEAFKKLGLDCASWPEPVYLDLLRMSAGDEEKMVNLYFNRIGWPSSLPTSEKASFVKNVLQKKKIAMDEFLMSESLTLRPGVEEFIDEAYKEGIPVVVLTTYSKSGDQIARSIVAKLGQERVSKLKIVGDKEVEQSLYSQLVNDTGLSSGMDEQLAKEAIKSVSAEKQRIAEEVASLLKLSVDIDTSPSESLEKIIAALRAGAEVASLPVCDCVLIAGSQSGVAGAERVGMPCVVLRSR